In Ferribacterium limneticum, a genomic segment contains:
- a CDS encoding SIR2 family NAD-dependent protein deacylase, producing MPDRQPATNIARAADWLQQADGLLITAGAGMGIDSGLPDFRGPGGFWSVYPALGRARIAFESIANPAAFETDPRLAWGFYGHRLDLYRKTAPHAGFAMLLDLAKDMAHGILAFTSNVDGQFQKAGFATDQVCEIHGCIHHLQCAAGCGEQIWPADAFQPEIDAANCRLLGELPHCTHCGALARPNILMFGDWGWVQRRTKLQYQRLQQWLTTVERLVCIEIGAGTNIPTVRHFSENCGGQLIRINPGEPEVPDPANGIGLAIGGLDGISRLHAAVASA from the coding sequence GCCGACTGGTTGCAGCAAGCCGATGGCCTGCTGATCACCGCTGGGGCCGGCATGGGCATAGATTCCGGGCTGCCCGACTTTCGCGGGCCGGGCGGTTTCTGGTCGGTCTATCCGGCACTCGGCAGGGCTAGGATCGCCTTTGAATCGATCGCCAATCCGGCCGCCTTCGAAACTGACCCGCGCCTCGCCTGGGGCTTCTACGGCCATCGCCTTGATCTCTACCGAAAAACCGCACCGCACGCCGGCTTTGCGATGCTCCTCGACCTGGCGAAAGACATGGCGCACGGTATCCTCGCCTTCACCAGCAACGTCGATGGCCAATTCCAGAAAGCCGGCTTCGCCACCGACCAGGTCTGTGAAATCCACGGCTGCATCCACCACCTGCAATGCGCCGCCGGTTGCGGCGAGCAGATCTGGCCGGCCGATGCCTTTCAGCCCGAAATCGATGCCGCCAACTGCCGCCTGCTCGGTGAATTACCGCATTGCACGCACTGTGGCGCCCTCGCCCGGCCCAACATTTTGATGTTCGGCGACTGGGGCTGGGTGCAGCGACGCACGAAGCTGCAATACCAGCGCCTGCAACAATGGCTAACCACGGTCGAACGTCTGGTTTGCATCGAAATCGGCGCCGGGACGAACATCCCGACAGTCCGCCATTTTTCCGAGAACTGCGGCGGCCAACTCATCCGCATCAATCCCGGCGAACCGGAAGTGCCCGACCCGGCAAACGGCATCGGGCTGGCCATCGGCGGCCTCGACGGCATCAGCCGCCTGCACGCGGCCGTCGCCAGCGCTTGA
- the nrtS gene encoding nitrate/nitrite transporter NrtS: MNETLSTALSRPIVTNAIRIALVVGSLLNAINQGEALISWSGISWHHVALNFIVPYCVASYSAAKNQLNNRRN; the protein is encoded by the coding sequence ATGAACGAAACCCTCAGCACCGCACTTTCCCGCCCCATCGTCACCAACGCCATCCGCATTGCGCTCGTCGTCGGCAGCCTACTGAACGCGATCAATCAGGGCGAGGCACTCATTTCATGGTCTGGAATTTCCTGGCACCACGTCGCGCTCAATTTCATCGTGCCCTACTGCGTCGCCAGCTACAGTGCCGCCAAAAACCAGTTGAATAATCGCCGGAATTAA
- the dtd gene encoding D-aminoacyl-tRNA deacylase: MRVVIQRVKAASVTVNRKICGKIESGLLVLAGFEESDTAADLAWMAGKIVRLRLFADADGVMNRSVVEAGGEILAVSQFTLYASVKKGNRPSWSRAACGDVSQPLFEQFVVRLAAELGKPVPTGVFGADMEVSLINDGPVTLTIDSKAPE, from the coding sequence ATGCGGGTAGTGATTCAACGGGTCAAGGCGGCCAGTGTCACGGTCAACCGGAAAATTTGCGGAAAAATAGAATCGGGCCTGCTCGTGCTGGCCGGGTTTGAAGAGTCCGATACCGCTGCCGATCTGGCCTGGATGGCCGGCAAGATCGTTCGCCTGCGGCTGTTTGCCGACGCCGATGGCGTGATGAATCGCAGCGTCGTCGAGGCTGGCGGGGAGATCCTTGCCGTCTCCCAATTCACGCTTTATGCCTCGGTCAAGAAGGGCAATCGGCCGTCGTGGAGCCGGGCGGCGTGCGGTGATGTATCGCAGCCGCTGTTCGAGCAATTTGTCGTCAGGCTGGCAGCTGAACTCGGCAAGCCGGTGCCGACCGGGGTGTTCGGGGCAGACATGGAGGTCAGCCTGATCAACGACGGCCCGGTGACCCTGACTATCGATTCGAAGGCGCCGGAGTAG